In the genome of Bacteroidetes Order II. bacterium, one region contains:
- a CDS encoding PepSY domain-containing protein has product MQGIEKRKKQAQTLRTFRTIHRITGIFLFVFFMVIAVSGLLLGWKKNSNGWLLAPTQKGTTTELREWKPLHELQAVANRTLHEKVSPELSTQLDRIDVRQDKGSVKFVFADHYWGIQLDGATGKVLLIERRNADLVEHIHDASILDRYLETQGGIIKLLYTSIMGLALLVFSITGFWLWYGPRQMQRKRTLQKHKT; this is encoded by the coding sequence ATGCAAGGTATCGAAAAACGAAAAAAACAAGCCCAAACGCTCCGTACTTTTCGGACGATTCATCGGATAACTGGTATTTTTCTCTTTGTTTTTTTTATGGTGATTGCCGTCTCTGGCTTGTTGCTGGGGTGGAAAAAGAACAGTAATGGATGGTTACTGGCGCCTACCCAAAAAGGAACCACAACGGAGTTGCGGGAATGGAAACCTTTACATGAATTGCAGGCCGTGGCAAATCGGACCTTACACGAAAAAGTTTCGCCCGAACTTTCTACACAGTTAGACCGAATTGACGTCCGACAAGACAAGGGAAGCGTCAAATTTGTCTTTGCAGATCATTATTGGGGCATTCAATTAGACGGGGCAACCGGAAAAGTGCTGCTCATTGAACGCAGAAATGCCGACTTGGTAGAGCACATTCATGACGCCTCTATATTGGATCGTTATTTAGAGACCCAAGGTGGGATTATTAAACTTTTGTACACCAGTATCATGGGCTTGGCCTTGTTGGTATTTAGTATCACTGGTTTTTGGCTCTGGTACGGTCCGCGTCAGATGCAACGAAAGCGTACTTTGCAAAAACATAAAACATAG
- a CDS encoding HD domain-containing protein, protein MALPAYMVGGGVRDWLLQRPTKDLDFVTVGAGSGIRLAQAVADAYGVGMAHVHKNFGTAGVHLYLSGGHSLALEFVGARSESYSRDSRKPVVEEGTLEEDQNRRDFTINALAVSLNVNTFGTLLDPFGGQKDLAEQLIRTPLDPEVTFSDDPLRMMRAARFATQLGFTIHSEALVAMKKMAERIRIISMERVTDELQKIMVCPVPSIGLRILYETGILAHVFPALTSLAGVENMEGHKHKDNFFHTLQVLDNLAESLAGRPAEETRWLRWAALLHDIGKPKSKRYVQGIGWTFHGHEDRGGRMVPGIFKQLRLPVDDRMRYVQKLVSLHHRPVALVDEVVTDSAVRRLLFDAGEDLEDLMALVRADITTKNPQRVVRYLAHFDLVEEKMRIVEEKDRLRHFQPPVKGNEIMAVLGLKPGKEVGIIKKAIEEAILEGRIPNEHEAAFAYMLTVKDELLKTVT, encoded by the coding sequence ATGGCCCTGCCTGCCTATATGGTGGGTGGTGGCGTGCGTGATTGGCTCTTGCAACGGCCAACAAAAGATTTAGACTTTGTGACGGTTGGCGCTGGAAGCGGTATTCGGTTGGCACAGGCCGTGGCAGATGCCTATGGGGTGGGTATGGCACATGTACACAAAAATTTTGGAACCGCAGGTGTACACCTGTATCTCTCCGGAGGCCATTCTTTGGCCTTGGAATTCGTGGGTGCGCGTAGCGAGAGTTATTCACGAGATTCCCGCAAGCCCGTTGTTGAAGAGGGAACCTTGGAGGAAGATCAGAATCGTCGTGATTTTACGATTAATGCCTTGGCTGTTTCGTTGAATGTGAATACTTTTGGTACACTACTGGATCCTTTTGGCGGCCAAAAAGACTTGGCTGAACAACTCATACGGACGCCTTTAGACCCGGAGGTTACTTTTTCTGATGATCCATTGCGAATGATGCGTGCTGCCCGTTTTGCTACCCAACTCGGGTTTACCATCCATTCAGAGGCTTTGGTCGCCATGAAAAAAATGGCTGAACGTATCCGGATTATCAGCATGGAGCGGGTTACGGACGAACTACAAAAGATCATGGTGTGTCCTGTGCCCTCTATTGGCTTGCGGATTCTGTACGAAACAGGGATATTGGCTCATGTATTTCCTGCCCTTACTTCCTTGGCGGGTGTAGAAAACATGGAAGGCCATAAGCACAAAGACAACTTTTTTCATACCCTGCAGGTCTTAGACAACCTTGCTGAATCGCTCGCTGGGCGTCCTGCGGAAGAAACCCGTTGGCTTCGCTGGGCGGCATTATTACACGATATCGGGAAGCCGAAAAGTAAACGGTATGTACAAGGCATTGGCTGGACGTTTCACGGCCACGAAGACCGTGGCGGGCGGATGGTCCCGGGTATTTTCAAACAACTGCGTTTACCCGTGGACGATCGGATGCGTTATGTGCAAAAATTAGTCTCGCTACATCATCGTCCGGTGGCTTTGGTGGATGAAGTGGTGACCGATTCGGCGGTGCGGCGTCTCTTATTTGATGCAGGGGAGGACCTTGAAGACTTGATGGCACTTGTTAGGGCAGACATTACCACCAAAAATCCGCAACGTGTAGTGCGTTATTTGGCCCATTTTGATTTGGTGGAAGAAAAAATGCGCATTGTTGAGGAGAAAGACCGCCTTCGTCATTTTCAACCGCCCGTAAAGGGCAATGAAATTATGGCGGTTCTGGGACTAAAACCAGGCAAAGAAGTAGGGATCATCAAAAAGGCCATAGAAGAGGCTATTCTCGAAGGACGGATTCCGAATGAGCATGAAGCCGCTTTTGCGTATATGCTGACTGTAAAAGATGAACTTTTAAAAACGGTAACCTAA
- a CDS encoding shikimate dehydrogenase, with the protein MFPNVHTKPIAVLGWPIHHSLSPLIHNAAFREQGLNRTYLASPVQPEHLAAAIRGLLALGFSGANVTLPHKEAAFRLMDQCSEAAQAIGAVNTIVCKVDEEGRPFLYGDNTDVVGFLAPLWPHVAAFAGKEAVVFGAGGATRAVLYGLLMHLDLSNIRLVVRSPEKAQGLVAAMRPYDPNEKISIAEWPVAGPAIRAAHLLVNATPKGMYPRVEESVWADVKDFGVHHTAYDLIYNPIQTRFLRDVADAGGKTIGGLEMFIGQAAAAYSQWTQAEMPVTVVREALNRHFSKGAGHTE; encoded by the coding sequence ATGTTTCCGAATGTGCATACAAAGCCGATTGCGGTACTTGGCTGGCCGATTCATCACTCTCTTTCTCCACTCATTCACAATGCTGCTTTTCGGGAGCAGGGCCTAAACAGGACTTATTTGGCATCACCTGTTCAGCCGGAGCACCTCGCAGCAGCCATTCGCGGGCTTCTGGCATTGGGGTTTTCGGGGGCTAATGTTACGCTTCCGCATAAAGAAGCCGCTTTTAGGCTGATGGATCAATGCTCCGAGGCGGCGCAAGCCATAGGTGCAGTGAATACCATTGTGTGTAAAGTGGATGAAGAAGGTCGCCCATTCCTTTATGGAGATAACACCGATGTGGTTGGGTTTTTGGCGCCGCTATGGCCCCATGTTGCAGCATTTGCCGGAAAAGAAGCAGTGGTTTTTGGGGCAGGAGGTGCAACACGGGCGGTGCTCTATGGTTTATTGATGCATCTAGACCTAAGCAACATCCGGTTGGTCGTCCGCTCACCAGAAAAAGCACAAGGATTGGTTGCTGCCATGCGGCCTTATGATCCTAACGAGAAAATATCTATTGCTGAATGGCCTGTAGCTGGGCCTGCCATTCGGGCGGCACACCTATTGGTTAACGCTACGCCAAAAGGAATGTACCCTCGTGTGGAAGAGTCTGTTTGGGCTGATGTGAAGGATTTTGGGGTACACCATACCGCCTACGACCTTATTTATAACCCGATCCAAACCCGTTTTCTGAGGGATGTAGCCGATGCTGGAGGCAAGACCATTGGCGGGCTTGAAATGTTTATTGGGCAAGCGGCGGCGGCATACAGTCAATGGACACAAGCCGAAATGCCCGTGACGGTGGTACGGGAAGCCTTGAATAGGCATTTTTCCAAAGGGGCAGGTCATACAGAATGA
- a CDS encoding tetratricopeptide repeat protein: MFDFEFESPEFSTESAHTASLLTTYGQNPESVIDPELLAHIAIWYLEHKNPHEALGAISRLLALYPASTSGWFLKGLALNALQRPADARDAFRQHLIYNPLDADSMVQIGQTYEQTGFPAEAVVTYETAIAADAFHAEAHFRLGWLLEKMNRYEEAIRHLRACVKYQPEHEEAWHELGFCYEMLEKDACALYCYEQQLNINPYAYLTWYNRGIVLSRMGRLKEALSSYDFATVVQEKFTAAWYNRGNVLARLSRFDEAIVCYQMALNVEPKDAATLYNLALAYRQKGDLDAFSTYWQQAAKLNPHLLRHR; encoded by the coding sequence ATGTTCGATTTTGAATTTGAATCGCCGGAGTTCTCGACCGAGTCAGCCCATACTGCGTCTTTATTAACGACCTATGGCCAAAATCCGGAGTCAGTCATTGACCCCGAACTTTTGGCACACATCGCAATTTGGTATCTGGAACATAAAAACCCACATGAAGCCCTCGGTGCGATCTCGCGATTACTGGCCTTGTACCCGGCCTCCACATCGGGCTGGTTTTTAAAAGGATTGGCATTGAATGCACTCCAGCGTCCCGCCGATGCACGGGATGCCTTCCGGCAACACCTTATTTACAACCCACTTGATGCCGATTCGATGGTTCAAATTGGCCAAACCTATGAACAAACTGGTTTTCCAGCGGAAGCCGTTGTTACCTATGAAACCGCGATTGCTGCCGATGCTTTCCATGCAGAGGCGCACTTCCGTTTGGGGTGGTTGCTGGAGAAAATGAACCGCTACGAGGAGGCCATTCGTCATCTGAGGGCCTGTGTGAAATACCAGCCGGAGCACGAGGAAGCCTGGCATGAATTAGGGTTCTGCTACGAAATGTTGGAAAAAGACGCCTGTGCCCTTTATTGCTACGAGCAGCAACTGAACATCAATCCTTACGCTTACCTTACGTGGTATAATCGGGGGATTGTGTTGTCGCGGATGGGGCGTCTCAAAGAGGCCCTTAGCTCGTATGATTTTGCCACCGTTGTGCAAGAAAAATTTACGGCTGCTTGGTATAATCGGGGTAATGTACTCGCAAGGCTTTCTCGGTTCGATGAAGCCATTGTTTGTTATCAAATGGCGTTGAATGTGGAGCCAAAGGATGCAGCCACCTTATATAACCTTGCCTTGGCCTATCGTCAGAAGGGTGACCTAGATGCCTTTTCGACCTATTGGCAACAGGCCGCTAAGCTGAATCCGCATTTGTTACGCCACCGATGA